The DNA sequence ATCTGCAGGACCTGCGAGTTGAGGGGGGAGTCGATCGACAACGAGGGGGGGATGTCCGCCGGGTCGCCAGGTGCGCCGAAGTCGGAGGCCGCCAGGCGGGCGACCTCGGAGGACAGGACCACGGCGCGCTCGGTCGTGATGTTGACCTGCTGGTTGATCGGGGTCGACGCGAACGGCGTCGTGGTGATCGGGCTGACCGTCACCACGGAGGTCGCGCTGTAGCTGGCGGGCCAGGTGAGACCGAGGGCCGCCCCCGCGGCGACCACCACCACGGTGGTGCCCACGACGATCGAGCGGTGACGCAGCAGGCGCACCGCGATGTCGCTCAGCCGCACCGTGCGGTCGTCCATGCTGCTCACGTGAGAAGGCCCTCCGGATGGGTGGTCTTCGATCGTACGGCCCCGAAGTCACGCGCCTCCTGATTACAGTCAAACCCGTGACCTTGACGCCCGAACGGACGCACCGGCCGCCCGCCCCGTCCTACCGGGACGCCGTCAGCAGGCTCGCGACCGCGCAGAAGCCCGGGCACGGGGTGCCCGCGTACACGCGCTGGCCCAACCGGTGGCTGGGCCGCCGGCTCGCGGCGGCGGCGCACGTGGTCGGGGCCACCCCGGACCAGGTGACCTGGGCGAGCGCCGCCGCCAGCCTGGTCGGCATCGTCCTCGTGGTCGCCGTGCCCCCGTCGCTGTGGTCGGCCGTCGTGGTGACCGTCCTGCTGCTGCTCGGCTACGCGCTGGACAGCGCCGACGGGCAGCTCGCGCGGCTGCGCGGCGGCGGCTCGCCGGCGGGGGAGTGGCTCGACCACGTCGTCGACGCCGTCCGCCTGCCCCTGGTCCACGCCAGCCTCGTCGTGGGCTTCGCTCGCTGGGAGGGGCTGCCGGCGTGGGCGCCCCTGGTCCCGCTCGGCTTCCTCGTCGTCGCGGTCGTCCGCTTCTTCGCGATGATGCTCACCGAGCAGGTCCTCGCCCGGGCGGCCGCGGGACGGCTGCGCAGCGAGGCCCCGGAGCCGGCCGCCGCCGGGGGACGCCGACCGCTGCTGCGCTCCTACGTCCTCCTGCCCGTGGACTTCGGCGTGCTGGCCCTCGTCTTCCTGCTGCTGGCCTCCCCGCTGCTGCTGCTGCTCGGCTACGGTCTGCTCTT is a window from the Aquipuribacter hungaricus genome containing:
- a CDS encoding CDP-alcohol phosphatidyltransferase family protein yields the protein MTLTPERTHRPPAPSYRDAVSRLATAQKPGHGVPAYTRWPNRWLGRRLAAAAHVVGATPDQVTWASAAASLVGIVLVVAVPPSLWSAVVVTVLLLLGYALDSADGQLARLRGGGSPAGEWLDHVVDAVRLPLVHASLVVGFARWEGLPAWAPLVPLGFLVVAVVRFFAMMLTEQVLARAAAGRLRSEAPEPAAAGGRRPLLRSYVLLPVDFGVLALVFLLLASPLLLLLGYGLLFVINAAWLVLTLGRRYREVAALAAPSRGVS